In Patescibacteria group bacterium, the DNA window AGTTTTTTACCGGATTCAAGCTCGGCTGTCGCCTGCTCATGAAAAATCAAAATCGCCTTCAGCATCCAGTACATTTTTTTACAACTGGTAAAAGTATCAATCTCATCAAAAGCGTTTTGGTGCAGAAAATCTTCGCGGATAGATTGCGCGGTATTTAAAACCAATTGTTCTTTCGCGGAAAGCGCGTCAATGCCAACTAACTGGACAATAGATTGCAATTCTTCTTCTTTCTGCAAGATACCCATTGCCCCCACTCTCATTTCCGGCCAATCCTGCCCGGCCTTTTCGCGCATATAATCATTTACAGAATTTAAATATAATGAATAAGAGCTTAGCCAATTGATAGCTGGAAAATGCCGTTTATAAGCTAACTGCGCGTCCAATCCCCAAAAAACTTTTGTTACCCGAAGCGTGTTCTGTGTCACAGGTTCAGACAAGTCACCCCCGGGAGGGGACACCGCGCCAATAACCGTAAGAGAACCTTTTCTGCCCTCATTCCCTAAACAAACCACTTCCCCTGCCCGTTCATAAAACGCCGCGGTCCGGCTTCCAAGATAAGCCGGATAGCCCTCTTCTCCGGGCATTTCTTCCAGCCGTCCGGAAATTTCCCGCATGGCTTCCGCCCATCTGGAAGTCGAGTCCGCGGTCAGCACTACTTTATATCCCATATCCCTAAAATATTCCGCAATGGTAATTCCCGTATAAACGCTGGCTTCTCTGGCCGCCACCGGCATGTTGGAAGTGTTGGCAATCAAAACAGTTCGTTTCATCAATGGCTCGCCGCTTCGCGGATCTTTTAATTCTGGAAATTCCTGCAATACATCAGTCATCTCGTTTCCGCGCTCGCCGCAGCCAATAAAAACCACAACATCCGCGTCTGCCCATTTTGCGATTTGATGTTGGACAACCGTGTTATGGAAAATAGACGGTGAGTTTCCACCGACAAAGTTATGCGTATCTTCAACCTCAATGTCATAAACAGTTTGGGGTTTGTCTACAGTTTCAATTTTAACAATTTTGTCATAGAAAATATGTTCCAAATGATTAGTTGTGAATTTCTGAAATTTTTTAATACTCAAAGCCTGGACAAAAGCTCTAAAAATTCCTTTACTCATTAGCTCTTTATTTCTGGTATAATTAGTTATTTCAATGCCCAGTTTTTTCAAACTGGCATATGGTCGCCCAGCTTTTTCGTACAAGGCATTTATTAAACGAGTGCTAATTGGAACAATATCAAGATTTGTGTAGCCCTTCTTGGTTTCATTTAAATACTCTTTAATTTTATCAAATTTAATATAGTGCCCAAGTTTACACTGCCTGTAAAATTTTTCAACTTCTTCTCGGCCCGAAATAAAAATTCTAAATCTAACAAAGTCCCTAACTTTGCCTTCTCTCAGTTTAACAATAACTCCCAATCGAGTGAGGAGGTAAGCCAAATCCGATTGCATTTCTTTGCTCGAAGTGCAAATTTCTAAATCATGATTGCCAACATATCCGTCACAAGCAAAATATGCGCCAACAAATTTAGCTATTATTTCATCAGGGGATTTTTGAATGATTTCTAGGGCTTTGCAGGTTCTAGATTTTTGATATTCCGGAATACCCAGAGATTTCAGCAATTTTGCTAAAACCGAACTCTCAACGATCATCGCCATTACAGTATTCACCTTTGTTTCTTTTGTTTCGAGCCCAAATAACATTTTAGCCAAGTTGGCAAATCTTTTTCTTAAGCTCGCATCATTGTTATAAAATCTAATCGAATTTTGTTTAATCGCCCCATCACCCAAAATTAAACCAATAAACTCAGCAAACGCTTTATTCATCTTTTCAGGTAATTTGGTAGCATGACTTTGATGTTCTCCTTTGATTTCTTTAGGTTTCAGATTTTTATCAAATTCTCCAAATAGCTTCTTGGCAAAAGCAACGGTAGGTTTATTTCTGCTGTTCCAATATTCGGTTATAACCGCATAAGATATACTCAATTTTTCACTGACTTTATTCAGTGAACCCATTTTTAGTTTTAATTTCTTAATGAGTAAGTTTATTGTTTTTAAATTTCTATGATCAGCAATTCTTTCAGAACTAAAGATTTTCAAATAGTCAATGATTTGTGGTTTTAGCTCAATATCTAAATAACGCGGTGTGATAAGATAATTACCTTCATTAAGAAATTGCGCTTGAGTTTCCTCGGGCTCAAGATTTTCACTTACTTTAAACAATTTATGAATTGGTGTTATAGTCATTTCTCGGCCAGTGCGGGTAGTAATTTTAAGCATTTTTTCGCTTTTGCCCTTGTACACACTTTTTACCGGTTTTTTAATGAATCGACCATCATCATAACTTAAAATCTCAAATGGTTTGTCTAAAACAGTATATTCCTCATTAACTTTTTTTGTAGTTCGTCCCCTCCCATGATGTCTTTTAAAAATATTTTTGATTTTTTCTCTTGAACCATTTACTAAAATCACTGGCGTCTCGCCGTCAACACACTTTCCCGCGCCAAAAGGACCAGGCACGCAAGCAGTTCCGCCCTTAACAACCGGGAAAAACGCATCAATCACTCGCTGGCCCGTAGTCAAGGGTTCAGTTGGAATCAGTTTCTCTTTAATTGGCCTTGCCTGTCTAATTGGCCAAATTTGTAGCATTGTTATTGGTCTATCACCAACTTTTGCAATCTCGCCTTCAACAGTATATTCGCCATTATCAACAATAGAAATAATCTTACCTTCAATCCCCGGCGGTACCATAATTTTATGAGTAATCAAACTGGTTTCAGGAACTTCGCCAAGAATATCACCAGCTTTTACTTCGTCTCCAACTTTAACTATCGGCTTAAATTTCCATTTTTTTTCTCTGTCAATTCCCGGCACATCAATGCCCCGAGTAATATAATCTCCCGCTTTTTTGTAAATCAAAGCTAACGGCCTTTGCACGCCGTCATAAATATTTTCAATTAAACCAGGCCCAAGTTCAACAGCCAATGGTTTGCCAGTCAAATATACCGGCTCCCCGGGGCCAATGCCGCTTGTATTTTCATAAACCTGAATTGAGGCCTCATCGCCGTGAATTTCAATAATCTCGCCAACTAATTTTTCGCGAGAAACTCTAACCACATCAAACATTCTTGCCTCTTCCATGCCGTTGGCTACAACCAAGGGGCCCGATACTTTGATAATTGTTCCATTTTTTTGTTCGCTCATATATTTTAGTTTATTAGTTTATTAGTTTATTAGTTTATTGATTTATTATTAATTTTATTAACCATTGTATTCCAGCCCGAGGCCTGCCTCGTTGCAAGGCGGGCTGGTCCGCCTTTGGCGGAAACCTTATTAACCCAAAGTTTATTCATTCATTAAACAAAATATCCGAGCCGACTGCTTGCTCAACGATATTCTTCAATTCACGCTCACCCTCGCCAGTTGCTCCTCGAACTCCCGGTATCGCGATTACCGCCGGCAAAGCGGTATTTTTCAGATCATCTAATTTAATTTTTAATTTTTCCATCCAATCTTCAGTAATAAATAATATACCGCATCCCTTTTTTTCATAAATCTCATCAACCTTTTTCTCGGCCTCTTCCTGCGTGTAAACACCAAAACAGTCAAGGCCGAGTGCCTTAAATCCCAAAATTGAATCTTGATTACCTAAAATAGCAATTCTCATAATTTTACGGATTGCCACTGATTACTGCGGATAGCCACTGATCACAGATCCGCGATCCGCGGCTATCCGTCAACATCCGTGGCCATCAGTTAAAATATATCTCTTACTCTCTGCTTTATTTCATCAGCAGGAATGTTATTCAGCTTCCCCGTCATAATTAACCTCACATTTCTGGCTGCGTTTTTCTTCGCGTACCAATATCCAAAAATTATTTCCGAGCCATAACTCATCCACTTCGTGTGCTTTATGTAATCTGTTTCTAAATCATCAAACCCTTTTTCTAATTGCCAAAGATTTTTTTTCTCGCTATATTCCTGCAAAAATTTTTCCTGGCTTCTCGTCAGATAACCTTTTAAAAAAGCGGTTAACTCATCAACATCTTTTTCCAAAAACGAGCTCAACTTTTTCAATTCAATTTGTCCGCCATCAACCAGTAAATCTTCGAGGCGAAGCCGAGACCCTGAATCCGTCGAAGGGGTTTTTAAATTTTTAACCCTCAACAAACTCCTAATATTCACAACATCAATCTGCCTCCTGGTAAAATCCAAAATAAAATCGTTTTTAATTTCTTTAGCCAAGCTCAAGCTCAACTCAAAATATTCTTTATCCAATTTCAAGTCAATCTCACTCGGGGATAGGGGATTATTAGAATCATTTTTCTTCATATCAAATTCAGTAACCATTTTATCAATAATCTCCGAGACATCGGCGTTATCCGTATCCCTAGTTTCTAGTTTCTTGTTTCTATTTTCTTTATTCAAAACATACGCCTTCAAATCATCAGCTTTTATGGTTCCCACATTTGATAAATCCCCAGTCAAATCTAACTCGAAATATCTCTGCTTTAAGAGTAATTTAATATTATGAAAATCCTGTTCCAAAAACAAGAGTCTTACCAAATCTTTGTTTGGCGTGGCTTTTTCTAAAAATTTCTTGGTTTGCCCCAAATCATCATCCAATGCCTTCCCATATTCTTCCATTTTTACATCCAACAAATTATCAGCCAAATCCGTATCACTAAAAACCTTAAACGCTTGTTCAGTGTTTTTAGCATCAACCATCCGTTCAATGTCTGTTGCGTCTAATAATTTTTTTTCCAGGACCCGGATTTGGCCCGTGGCGGTTAGATATGGCATAGTTTACTCATATTTTGGGATATTGGACTGATTTGAGATTATTAGAGAGTGTCCATTATTCCGCATTAATATTAAATAAAATTCGACTGACTTCAATTTCAGTTTCATTGCGGATTTGCTCCACCAGCGCCTGGACCACTTCCTCTCCTCCATTATCGTCGAGGAAGAGAAGGAGGACTTCCTCTGGGTGTTGAATAATGGAGTAAATCGTCGCGTATGTCCGCTTCCAGTTTGGAGGCGGGCATACGAGAAAGAGGGGATCGATTTCGTGATGGACCTCATGGAGGAGGTTCATCGTGGAACGGTTAACTCAAATGTCTCGGCCGCCCGGACGGTCGAGGTTCAGCAGATGTTTGCGTAGCCCCGGCCGGGCGGGGCAAGAGAGGAGGTGATATAGTTCTTTCAGGGTTTAGGGGGACTGCGTTCGACTCGGAGTTCCCAAGGCACTTAGCTGAAGAAGTTAGGTGCCTCTTTTTTTATTTTCAAACAACACTAATTTTCACTCCCGCCTGTGTTTTAGCTTTGGCGGGTAAAAATCTGCACACCCCGAACAACTCGCTTCGCTCGTCTACGGGGCAGGCAAAGCACACTAATCACGAATCAGATTACTTATTCACAACTTGGGCTTGACAAGGATTTTAGCTGTGCTATAATGTAAATACTGGATGCCTTAGTGACCACTGTTCGTAACTGGCAGTCTGAGCTAAGGATTCTCCCCCCTAGAGGGGGCGCTCCAGTATTGAATCCCGCATTTTTTTCTGTGCTGATATTGCTTTGCAAACACAACATAGAAAAAGATGCGGGATTTTAATTGTATAAAATTTGAAAAACACGATTCGCGGTTACAACAATATTTGCCGCTCTCTTACCTTTGTATATGTCATTAGCTATTTTATGAGCGCCACCCTTCTTGCCTATTCTGTGAAATGTTATCAGAGGCGTTTGTCTATCAAACTTTCTAAAAAGATGAGACAAAACATCCTTTATAACGCCTTCCTGCCCTGGATATTCTCTATCAATAATTACCTCATCAATGTTTTTCTCATCTCTTAGCAAAAGATAAATCAAGCCAGCAAAAATTTTAAAGATAAAAGTCTTTTTGGGATAGTCAAGCGCCCGCATGGCTTTTACTAATTTTTGTTTTTCCACTGAACTAATTTTTAAACTTTTAACTTTACCATTAGCAAAAGCAACAACAGTTAATCTATTAGTATCTTCAATTTTACCGCTTTGATCAATTTCAATTTTCATTTTTTATTTTCAAATTTCAATCAACAATTTACAATTCGAGATATTAGAGCTTATTAGAGAAAATTGGAGGGCAGTCATTGCTACGACTACTCACTAAACAAAATCCAACAAACTTCAATTTCAGTCTCATTCCTAATTTCCCCAACCAACGCCTCAACCGTATTATCAATCTCTAACGTTTCGGACTTCAAAACAAACCCTCCCCTCGCTTCAACTGTCTCGTCAGATATTTTGTATTTCAGGCGAGCGGCACCCAAGGCCATTTTTGTTTTTTCAGGGTTCTCACCGGCTAATACAATTTCAGAATTTTTTGCTGAAGGCAGATTTTCTGTCGCTTTTTTTATGACTTGTCCGTAAATTTCATCATTACCAATAATACGCTCAATAACTTGCTCATAAACACTATCAAGAATTTCCCGTTTCTTTTTTAGAAGCATTGTTTTTTTGGCGCTCTCTTTTTGGAACTTAACCTGCTTAACTTTCTTTTCCATTGCATTACGAAAATCAGCCAAGAGTTTTTCTTGGTCTTTTTTGATTAATCCCGCCAGCTCTTTTTTAAGTTTCTTTTCTTCTTGCCTGCCGTCATCCATAATTTTTTCTGCTTCTTCCTCGGCTTCGGATTTGATTGTTTTTAGGATATCAGTTAAAGACATAATTTTCACGATACACGATTCACGCATCACGGCTCAAATCACGATTCACATATCACGATACAAAAATCTGAATCGTGATATGTGTATCGTGG includes these proteins:
- a CDS encoding V-type ATP synthase subunit A, translating into MLQIWPIRQARPIKEKLIPTEPLTTGQRVIDAFFPVVKGGTACVPGPFGAGKCVDGETPVILVNGSREKIKNIFKRHHGRGRTTKKVNEEYTVLDKPFEILSYDDGRFIKKPVKSVYKGKSEKMLKITTRTGREMTITPIHKLFKVSENLEPEETQAQFLNEGNYLITPRYLDIELKPQIIDYLKIFSSERIADHRNLKTINLLIKKLKLKMGSLNKVSEKLSISYAVITEYWNSRNKPTVAFAKKLFGEFDKNLKPKEIKGEHQSHATKLPEKMNKAFAEFIGLILGDGAIKQNSIRFYNNDASLRKRFANLAKMLFGLETKETKVNTVMAMIVESSVLAKLLKSLGIPEYQKSRTCKALEIIQKSPDEIIAKFVGAYFACDGYVGNHDLEICTSSKEMQSDLAYLLTRLGVIVKLREGKVRDFVRFRIFISGREEVEKFYRQCKLGHYIKFDKIKEYLNETKKGYTNLDIVPISTRLINALYEKAGRPYASLKKLGIEITNYTRNKELMSKGIFRAFVQALSIKKFQKFTTNHLEHIFYDKIVKIETVDKPQTVYDIEVEDTHNFVGGNSPSIFHNTVVQHQIAKWADADVVVFIGCGERGNEMTDVLQEFPELKDPRSGEPLMKRTVLIANTSNMPVAAREASVYTGITIAEYFRDMGYKVVLTADSTSRWAEAMREISGRLEEMPGEEGYPAYLGSRTAAFYERAGEVVCLGNEGRKGSLTVIGAVSPPGGDLSEPVTQNTLRVTKVFWGLDAQLAYKRHFPAINWLSSYSLYLNSVNDYMREKAGQDWPEMRVGAMGILQKEEELQSIVQLVGIDALSAKEQLVLNTAQSIREDFLHQNAFDEIDTFTSCKKMYWMLKAILIFHEQATAELESGKKLSEVMDKAKEIKIEIGKAKMVKEDKIGELEKLVEKIKGEVK
- a CDS encoding V-type ATP synthase subunit F (produces ATP from ADP in the presence of a proton gradient across the membrane; the F subunit is part of the catalytic core of the ATP synthase complex) — encoded protein: MRIAILGNQDSILGFKALGLDCFGVYTQEEAEKKVDEIYEKKGCGILFITEDWMEKLKIKLDDLKNTALPAVIAIPGVRGATGEGERELKNIVEQAVGSDILFNE
- a CDS encoding V-type ATPase subunit, with translation MPYLTATGQIRVLEKKLLDATDIERMVDAKNTEQAFKVFSDTDLADNLLDVKMEEYGKALDDDLGQTKKFLEKATPNKDLVRLLFLEQDFHNIKLLLKQRYFELDLTGDLSNVGTIKADDLKAYVLNKENRNKKLETRDTDNADVSEIIDKMVTEFDMKKNDSNNPLSPSEIDLKLDKEYFELSLSLAKEIKNDFILDFTRRQIDVVNIRSLLRVKNLKTPSTDSGSRLRLEDLLVDGGQIELKKLSSFLEKDVDELTAFLKGYLTRSQEKFLQEYSEKKNLWQLEKGFDDLETDYIKHTKWMSYGSEIIFGYWYAKKNAARNVRLIMTGKLNNIPADEIKQRVRDIF